CTGGTATTGCCGTCCGTAAACAAACACAGTCCCGAAGAGACGGCTTAACACAGGACAGGAAAAATTCCTGTCCATATCCCGTCTACATTTTAGTGAACAGGATCATTTTTAGCAGAGAATTCCAGGTCTTGAATTTTTGTTTCTTTTGTTTGGCTACGTCGAATCTTCGATTTCAAGACAAAAGAAATTAAAAACAAAAAAAGGATGAATCCTAAAATTCACCCTTCCACTTTTCATTTATTTTCTATTACTTTTTATCCAGCAAAGGCAGATATTCCCCGTACCCTTTCTGCTCCATTTCAGCTTTTGGAATAAACTTCAGGGAAGCACTGTTGATACAATAACGGAGACCGCCTTTATCCGCAGGACCATCTGTGAAAACATGTCCCAAATGAGCATCTCCGGTTTTACTCCTTACCTCTACCCTGTCCATTCCGTGAGAACGGTCTAGTTTTTCATCAATCAGCTTTTTGGTTATTGGTTTAGAGAAGCTTGGCCATCCGCATCCTGATTCAAACTTATCCGTAGAAATAAATAAAGGTTCTCCGGTAGTAATGTCTACATAGATTCCTTCACGGGTTTCATTCCAGTATTCGTTCTGGAAGGGTCTCTCCGTTCCGTTTTCCTGGGTCACATTATACTGTTCTGCGGTTAATTTTCCTTTCAAAGCCTTTTTATCCTGCTTCTGGTATTTTGCTTTTGGAAGCGGATTGGCTTTTTTAGCCATTTCAAAAAGTCCTGGTTCAATATGGCAGTATCCACCCGGATTTTTATCCAGATAATCCTGGTGATAATCTTCTGCTTTGTAGAAATTTTTCAAAGAAATTGTTTCTACCAAAATAGGTTTACTGTAATTTTTAGCCAGCTTCTGAACCTCATCTTTTACCACAGCTTCATCAGCTTTGTCGGTAAAGTAAATTCCGGTTCTGTATTGGTTTCCTCTGTCATTACCCTGTTGATCTTTACTGGTAGGATCAATGGTTTTAAAATACAAATCAATGAGCAACTTAAGATCTACCTGCTCGGGATCATATTTTACTTTTACAGTTTCTGCAAAACCTGTGGTATGGCTTACCACTTCCTCATACGTTGGATTTTTGGTATTTCCGTTGGCATAGCCTACCTCCGTTCCTACCACTCCTCGAATCTGTTGAAAAAAGTGTTCGGTACCCCAGAAACATCCTCCGGCAAAATAAATCTCTCTGACATTTTTATTATCCATAATTTCCTGATTTTCTTTCTCTTTCATTACTACTTTGGGCTTTCTGTTGTTAAAAAACCCGGATCCTGCAGCAAAAACTGCAACCCCCAGAATAATTCCGAGGACAATCAATATATTTTTCATTTTTTTCTTTTTATCCATTTTATTGTTTATTGCTTATAATCATCAGGCCAAATCCTAAAAGAACCAGATCCTTCAGAATAAAGAAATCCGTGACAGGAACTCCGTCCACTGTTTTCCATATACCCGGTGTGGTAAACAGATAACTTAATGTAATCAGGAAAGTTACGGTCATTCCAATGCCTGCATACTTACGTAACAATGCAAATTTCACACTAAATATCAATAATAGGGCAATGATAATTTCTATTATTCCGATAGTGTTTGACACTGCCTGAACGCTCATAATATCATATACGAAAAAACTAAGAAAATGGTTTTCAACCAAAGGTTTGATAGCGGCGGCTTCTGTAGGAGTAAACTTAAAAATTCCGATCCAGAGCAATATAAGCGATGCCCCGAAAAGAGAAATATAATAACCTGTCTGATACGTTACAGATTGACTGTTGAATTGTGATGTTCCGTTCATATTTTTAGGATTTTGAATGATACTTTATTATTTTCAAAAGTATAGTCGGAACAGATTCAGAATCCTGACAATTATTTTTCTAAAGATCTAAATTTTTAAGAACTTTTTCTTTAAAATACTGAATTTCAGAATCATTTATTTCATCACTTTCTTTCTGAGCCAGCTTTCTTTTTAAAATATCATCTAAAATCTTAAGTTTCGATTCATAAGCCCTGCACCATTTACAGATCTTCAGGTGCATAGAAAGCTGCCAGTTTTCCTTTCGGGAAATGGTCCGCGCATTTCTTTTCTCCATCAGCATCGTAGCGGTACTGCATGGAAGGAACAAAATATGAATAAATTTTCTCAACATGTTTCAAGTATGGTTATAAGTTGGCAAACCAGTTCAGATCCAGACATTCTCTCAACTGCATTCTGCTTCTTTGAAGGATCTTCCACAAATTAGTCGTAGAAATTTGTAATTCCTGACTTACCTCGGGGGCTTTTTTTTCCTGAAGATAATACATTTTCAGCGGAATCTTCCACCTGGCGGGTAAATTATCAATACAACTTTCCAGTATTTCATTAAAATCTTGGGCATCCAGAAGTTCAGGTTCCTGACCTGAAACATTCCAGTCATTTAAAACTCCGTCATTCCTCCAAGAACCTGTTTCATCAAAAAAATGATCCAGGCTGATCTGCGGTTCTGATTTATACTTTTTGCGATAAAAATCAGCAGCTTTTCTGTTCAGGATAGCCATAAGCCAGGTTATTGGCTGACTTCTCCCCTCAAAAGAATCATAGGACGAAAATGCAGCCAAAAAAACGTCCTGAACCATATCCTGAGCATCCTCTTTATTGGATAGCAGATAGAAGGCCTTCTTCAAAAGTGGTCCGGAATATTGGTCTATCCAGTTTCTGAGCACTTCATCTTTCGTCATTTTTATTTTTATATCAGATCCCGGGATTATATTTCCAATTTTAAATCATAATACCTTAGAGTATGCATAGGCAAGCCATCTTCAGCAATTGCCGGCAGTACTTTCTTATTCTTATAATATGCTTTCAAAGCACTTATTACACTCATATCAAGAAAAAAATCATTGGAAGACATATACATCTGCTTTACGAGAAACTCCCCCTTCGTAGTAACACCGTAAATAAGGGTGAGAGGTCTTACTCTTGAAGAATCTGCATCCTCTGAAATCCCTTGAGAAGATATTGCATTCGCAACATGCTTCTTTCCACAGGTGTTGAGTTCATCCGGATTATCGGCAAACTTTTCACATCCGGGAAAAACATGATACCTTTTCATCTTTTTCTTCTCGTCATATACCGTGTATTTTTGAAAGATACCAATGCCTTTATTATATTTCACATACGAAGCGTTGATCTTATCTATCGCCTGAGTATAAAAAAGTGCCGACACTTTCTCATCTCCCTTTACTTTGATAGCAATTTTATTCTTTTCAAAGCTCCTGTACTGAATCAGAAGTAATGAATCCGCTTTTAAAATTTTATTCTCTATAGGATTTTCCGGGGATAATGATGACATTTTCCCGGAAGTTCTGGTTTCCATTATTCTTCTTCCCTCATCACCTATTGACAGGATTTTCAAAATAGCATTCACCGTCTTTTCTTGATTTTTTAAACTTGTCTTTAATCCCGGATCTTTCACAGAGTTGATCTCATTAAACGAAAATATAGTCTGGGCAAAAGAAAAATTGAATAGTAAAATAAAAAATAAAACGGGTCTCATTAAATAGCTTTAAGAAATCAAATATATAAGAATCGTTAGTTTCAACAAAGGTTTTTTTTCTTTAAATTTGCATCTTATCATAAAATTGATTAAAAAGCAAAGCAATACATATGACATCACAAGAGATACGTCAAAAATTTTTAGATTATTTTAAAAGTAAAGGCCACCTTATCGTTCCTTCAGCTCCAATTGTGCTGAAAGACGATCCTACCCTTATGTTTTCCAATTCAGGAATGACGCAGTTCAAAGATTTTTTCTTAGGCTATAAAACGCCTACCGCCCCAAGAATTGCCGATACACAGAAGTGTCTGAGAGTTTCCGGAAAGCATAACGACTTAGATGATGTAGGTAGAGATACCTATCACCATACTATGTTTGAAATGTTAGGAAACTGGTCTTTTGGGGATTATTTCAAAAAAGATGCTATTGCTTTTGCCTGGGAATTACTGACGGAAGTTTATGGAATTCCTAAAGAGAATTTATACGTAACCATTTTTGAAGGTGATGCTTCAGAAAACCTTGACAGAGACCAGGATGCTTATGACTTCTGGAAATCCCATATTTCTGAAGACAGAATCATCAACGGAAATAAAAAGGATAACTTCTGGGAAATGGGAGAAAGCGGACCATGCGGACCGTGTTCAGAAATTCACGTTGACCTGAGAACTCCGGAAGAAAAAGCTAAAGTTTCAGGGCTTGAGCTTGTCAATAACGACCATCCGCAGGTAGTGGAAGTATGGAACCTGGTTTTCATGGAATTCAACAGAAAAGCAGATAAATCCCTTGAAAAGCTTCCTGCACAGCACGTAGATACGGGAATGGGCTTTGAGCGTCTGTGTATGGCGCTTCAAGGCAAATCGTCCAACTATGATACCGACGTATTCACTCCGCTTATTGCTAAAGTGGAAGAACTTTCTGGAAAAAAATATACCGGAATTTTAGAAGATGAAAAAGACATCGCGATCCGTGTGGTGGTAGATCACATCAGAGCGGTTGCTTTTGCTATTGCAGACGGACAGCTTCCTTCAAGCGGAGGAGCAGGATATGTGATCAGAAGAATCTTAAGAAGAGCGGTTTCTTATTCTTATCGATTCTTAGATATAAAAGAACCTTTCCTATATAAACTGGTGGCTGTTCTTCAGGAACAGATGGGACCATTCTTCCCGGAAATCGATAAGCAGGGCAAGTTGGTAACTGAAGTGATCAAAAGTGAAGAAGAATCCTTCCTGAATACCATTGAAAACGGATTGGTAAGAGTTGAAAAACTGATCCAGCAAACCATTGCCGACAACCAGAAAGTATTGCCTACACCGGAAGTATTCGAGCTGTATGACACCTATGGATTCCCTGATGATTTGACAAGAATTATTGCAGAAGAAAAAGGACTGACCATTGATGAAGAAGGCTTTAATGCTAAAAGAAAGGAACAGCAGGACCGCTCCAGAGGAGGAGATGCTAAGAAAGTATACGACTGGGTAATACTGGAAGAAAAACCTGAAGCATTTGTAGGATACGACCAGCTTGAAGCAGAAACCTATATTACGAGATACAGAAAAATAGAAAATAAAGACGGAGAATTTTACCAGGTGGTATTAAGCAACTCTCCATTTTATCCGGAAGGCGGAGGCCAGGTTGGAGATAAAGGAGTTCTGGAAAATGCAACGGAAAGCTTCGAAGTACTGGAAACCAAAAAAGAAAACGGACTGATTATTTCACTCCTCAACGGTCTTCCTAAAGATGCAGGAGCAGTTTTCTATGCTAAGGTAGATGTTACTGACAGAAAGAATTCCCAGGCTAACCACTCTGTGACCCACCTTTTACACGAAGCGTTAAGAGAGGTTTTAGGAACTCACGTAGAACAGAAAGGTTCTTATGTGGGGCCGGATTATCTGCGTTTCGACTTCTCCCACTTCAACAAAATGACGGAAGAAGAGTTGGCATTAATCGAGCAGAAAGTAAACCAGAAGATCAAAGATAGCATTGCTTTACAGGAATTCAGAAGTATTCCTATTCAGGAGGCTCTGGATAAAGGCGCAATGGCTTTATTTGGTGAAAAATACGGGGATAATGTAAGAATGATCCAGTTCGGAAGTTCAAAAGAACTTTGTGGAGGAACTCACGTAAAAAACACCAGTGAGATCGGTCATTTCAAGATCACTTCCGAAGGTTCTGCAGCAGCAGGAATCAGAAGAATTGAAGCGATTTCCGGAGATGAATCTGAGGCATACTTCAAAAATTTAGAACAACAGATGCTGGAAATTTCCCAGTTACTGAAATCTAAAGATGTCGTAAGATCCATTGAAAAGCTGATTGAAGAAAACGCTTCCCTTAAAGCTGAAGCAGATGCTCTTAAAAAAGAAAAAGCGAAAGGTGAAATCGGAGAATGGAAAAACGCTTACGAGCAAAAAGGCAACAAGCAGCTTCTTGTGAAGAAAACTTCCCTTGATGCAGGCTCTGTAAAAGACATTGTTTTCCAGCTGAAAAGAGAGATCCCTACTTCAGTAACGATCATTCTTTCCGATGCAGATGGTAAACCAATGATCACCGTAGGTGTTTCTGACGACCTTGCAGCAGATTATCAGGCCGGAGCTATCGTTAAAGATCTTGCAAAAGAGATCCAGGGCGGCGGCGGTGGAAATCCGGGCTTTGCAACAGCAGGCGGTAAAAACCTTGACGGGCTGGAAAATGCCTACCAAAAAGCATTAACTATCTAAGGTCACAGATCTTATATCATACAATAAAAAAACTTCTGAAAATTTTCAGAAGTTTTTTTTTATTTATAACTGTTCTAATTATTGACTTTACCTTAACAAAACATTATGCAAACTTAAACTAATAGTTTTCTCTTCTTAAAATATAATTCACAATAGACCTCTAGTTTTGCTTCAAATCGAAATTCAAAAAAAGTAAGTATGAAAATGAACAAAACTATCGGAGTCTTATTGTTTGCTGCTGCCGTATTTCAGGCTTGTAACGATAATAATGAGGACAATCCCTCAGAAGGAAATGAACCTATAAATTCTAACATTAAAATTGAGAATTTCTCTCAGGAACCGGCTTTTGTTTTCGGAATGCCAGGTTTTGAAAATCTGAACATCACCACCCTGATTTCAAGTTCTGATGTCCTTTCCGGATCTCCAAACTTTGTTTTTGCAGGCCAGCCGGACGGAATGGGAATCATGAAAGATCCTAATTCCGAGGGGTACCTGATGATCACCAACCACGAGATCACCCAATCCGTATCAAGAGTATATTTAGATAAAACATTCAGACCTTTCAAAGGAGAATATATCCTGAACGGAATCGGAGGGATGACCAGATTATGTTCTGCAACGCTTGCCACCCCAGAAACACATGGTTTCAGTGCATTCCTTACCGCAGGAGAATCTGGTGAAGAAAGTATGGTGCATGCGCTTAATCCACTGGCTCCGGCCTCCCAGGCTTCCGATCAGAGCAGGGTAAAACCGGCTTTGGGAAAAGCTTCTATGGAAAATGCAGTACCCCTTCCTAAAGATATCTCAGGTGGAAAAACCTATATCATGATTGGCGAAGATCAGTCCTACTCTTCTTCACATCAGTCTGCCGGACAGCTGATCATGTATGTTTCCAACACACCGGGAGATTTAGAAAACGGAAAACTGTACGCTTTAAAAAGAACCAACAACAATTATACGGAAACCGATATGGTAAAAGGAAGTTCTTACGATGTAGAATTCGTGGAAATTCCTAATGCTAAAAACCTTACAGGCGCACAAATCAACCAAAAGAATATTGACAATAATGCCATCCGTTTTTCAAGAGTGGAAGATGTTGATTATAGAAAAGGAGCAGGAAAAGGAAGAGAAATCTACTTTACAGCTACCGGTGAATCTTCAGATGGTGTAACCCCTAAACCAGGTTTAACGATGTGGGGAAGAGTCTACAAACTTGTCCTGAATGAAAGCAATATGCTGGCAGGAAAACTGGAAGTAGCAGCAGAGGGAGATTCCAATCCTGGAAATAACCTGATTAATCCGGACAATCTTTGTGTAACGGAGAACTATGTTTATATTCAGGAAGACGGTGATTCTTATTATACAGCCGCCGCTCACGATTCTTATATCTGGCAGCTGAATATCGCTACGAAGCAATACAAACCGTGGCTGAATATGAAGCACAACAGAACAGATTCAGCGTGGCAGACAGCCTACAACCAGTCAGGAAACCTGCAGAAATTTGGTTCATGGGAATTTGGTGCAATGGTAGACATCTCAAATATCATCGGACTTCCGAATACCTTTGCAGTTAACATCCACTCTCATACATGGCAGAAAGATAAATTCAAAAATGCAGACGGAGCCGGTGTTAATACCAACAAAGAAGGCGGGCAGATCGTTATCATCAGAAACGTAGAGAAATAACTATAACCTATTCAATAAAAATAGAAGTATCAGCGGAAAATCTTCCGTTGGTACTTTTTCATACCTATGAAAATCTTTTCAAAATACCCTATTCTTTTCGCTGTATTCGCAACACTGATCTTTTTTGTACTCTGGCAGTGTAAGAACGATAAGCACCAGCCTGTGAATGAAGACATGGCTGCCGTAAAAAGTGAAATCCTGAAAACCAATGCGGCTTTTGAAAAACAGATCAGTGAACTGCTGGTTCTTATTTCCAAAAATGCCGATGAAAAAATGCTTCAGGAAAAATTTGAAGCCCTCAGAAAAACTTATAAAAAAATGGAATGGGCGGTAGAATATTTCCTTCCTCATTCTGCAAGATTCATCAACGGGCCTGCCCTTCCGGAAATTGAAATGGATGAACATACAGAACTGGAACCGGAAGGTCTTCAGGTACTGGAAGAACTCTTTTATCCTTACACCACAGAGAATAAGGAAGAAACCATCCGTCTCCTGAAGAAACTGACCAACAAAAGCAATACGATAAAGACTAATTTCCAGACGATTTCCATCAGTAAAGATCAGATTTTTGATGCGGTACGACAGGAAATTTTCAGAATTTCAAGTTTAGGGATCTCAGGATTTGACACCCCGGTTTCAGGAACGTTTTTAAAAGAAATGCCCTACGCTTTGGAAGGAATCCGGCTTACCCTGAAACAAATTTCCACGGAACATTCTAAAGACAAAGCTTTAAAAGATCTCAATACAGCTATCGATTCAGCGATTGCCGTTCTGAAGAAAAATACAGATAAAAATACTTTTGATTATGTGAATTTTATTCCGGACCACCTGAACAAAATTTCATCTTTAATGCTCGAGTTTAAAAAGCAGGAAAGCATTCCGGACATAGAAGTTACGTCAGCATTAAGTAAAAATGCGCCTACTTTTTACTCTAAAAATGCATTTGATCCGAATGCCTTCACACCGGGAAAAGAATTCGCTTATTCGCAGGCAAAAGCAGACTTAGGCCAAAAGCTTTTTAATGATAAAATCCTTTCCAATAATAATGACAGAAGCTGTTCCACCTGCCATATTCCGGAAAAAGCCTTTACAGACGGATTACCCAAATCGTTGTCATTGGCCAATTCAGAATTACAGCGGAATGCTCCTTCACTCAATTATGCAGGGTTTCAGCATGGGCAGTTCTGGGATATGCGGAAAGATGATCTTGAGGGTCAGAGCTCTGATGTCATTTCCAACAAAGAAGAAATGCACGGTGACCTGAATGTGATCCTTGGCAAGATCAACAAAGACCCGAAATATCTTCCTGAATTCAAAAAAATATTCAAAACGTCAAAAGCAGAAACCTGGCAGTTACAGAATGCACTGGCAAGTTATATCCGTTCATTGGCTAAATTCAACTCGGATTTTGATGAATATATGAGAGGAAATACATCGGCCATGACCGAAAACCAGAAGCAGGGTTTCAATCTTTTTGTGGGGAAAGCCCAGTGTGCAATCTGTCATTTTGTACCATTGTTTAACGGAACCGTTCCTCCAAATTTCAAAAAAACAGAACAGGAAGTATTGGGAACAGCAGTGAACGGCAACAATAAAGCATTTGATCAGGATCCCGGCAGAGGAAAGTTCCATGAAACGGTAGCTTCTCTTCAGCATTCGTTTAAAACACCTACGTTAAGAAACATCAGCAAAACAGCTCCATATATGCATAACGGAGGCTACCAGACGTTGAAAGAAGTCATGAATTTCTATAATAAAGGCGGTGGAAAAGGGTTCGGATTTAAAGTAGAAAATCAAACTTTATCAGATACCCCTTTGAATCTTACAGATAAAGAAATTAATCAGATTATTGATTTCATGGGGGCTTTAAATGATCGTTACTAATTTCGGGAATTCGATATCAATTTAACAACAGTTCCTATATATTACTGATTGATATCCAACTTGTTTTTACAATCAGAATATTAGATTAAATCAATGTCATAACAAATCATAAAAACTTTTCCAAAAGGAGAAATATTATTACTTTTGAACTAGTTTTTGCATGAAAAGGTTTTTACTATTATTGTTTTTTCTGATGTATTTCTTTGGTTATTCACAATCAAAGATTAAAGTCATAGATGAAACTGACCGTAAGCCTGTATCCAATGCAAAGGTATCCTGCGGCGGCAAAATTCTCGGCTATACCAATGTTCAGGGAATACTGGAATTCAACGCATCCTGCAACACTATAGAAATTGAAGCGGAACATTATCAGAAAGAAACCGCCACTGCAGAAAATGATATGGAAGTTTCGCTGTCGAAAAAAACATCTAAAACCACGTCTATTGAGGAAGTAGTGATTGAAGACAGAAGTGATCCGCGAGCTTTGGAGATCCTTAAAAAAGTGAATAAAATGTTTAAAGACAATTCACCTAAAAGTCTGGATTCTTACACTTTCAAATCTTACGAAAAAGTTTCTCTGGATATTGATGAAGACAGCATTACCCAATTCAGTAAATTCTTTGATGATGCCAATCTTTTCAAAAGAAAAAGAGAAAAAGATTCATTGAATAACATTTCTGCAAGGCAGATTTTTTCCAAAAGCAAACTCTTCTTATGGGAACGAGCTCAGGAATTCATCTATTCAAAAAAATACGGTGAAAAAATCAATATCCTGGACAACAGAATTTCTGGTCTTAAACAACCGATGTATGAGATGATCGCCATCCAGCAGAGCAACAGAGATAAGGTTCCGAACCAGATCAAGCAGGAAAACAGAGGCCTGTACAGGTTCTTTCTCTCTGATACCATCGAGGTAGACGGAAGAAAAACTTTTGTCATTAAGTTCCGTGAAGTGAACTACAAAAAGCAGGATAAAAAACGAAAATACAACGGTGCGATCTATGTAGATACAGAAACTTACGGGATACAGAAGATTGAAAATTTCAGCAAAAATAAAAATGACGGAATTATTACGAGTACCTGGATTTTCTATAACAACAAGTGGTTTCTGGCTCAGGAAAAGGTAAAACTGCGGATGAGCAAAATGGCCATGGAAGAGGATGATAAAGAGAATCCAGAAAATAAACCTGAAAAAAAAGACCGGAGAAGTTTCGGAACTTACGCCTTTCTCACCTCTACCTATTTTGATTTCAAATCGCCTGTAGAAGAAGATCCCAAAAACTTCAGGGGCTATACTTTCTCAGTAAAAAATGCAGATGGACAATTGCTGGACCGCTACAGAACAGATCCTCTTACCGAAAGAGAGCGTAATACCTACACCACGATCGACAGTCTGGGCAGAAAATATAATATCGACAGCAAAGCCAGAATTCTGACCGGACTGATCAACGGACAGATCAGAGCGGGAATCGTAGATTTTGCAGTGGATGAAATCGTGAATTATAACTTGTATGAAGGCTTCAGACTTGGATTGAAGGCCAAGCTGAATGAGACTTTTAATCCTTATTTCTCCCCGGATTATTATTTTGCTTATGGTTTTAAAGACGATAAATGGAAATACGGAATCGGGCTGGATATGAAGACCACACTGGATAAAAATTCATTCTTCAGAATTGAATATTACAATGATGTCACCTCTTCCGGAGAGTTTTACAGAAGGTTGTGGAACTTCAAAATGAGAACGATGAATTACGGGAATAACATCAACAATGATAAATATTACCATTTCAGAGGAGCTTCCCTGTCTTATCTGAATGATGTAACCAACGGATTAACCCTCGTTTTTGCCGTAAAGAGAAATATTGAGGAAGCTAAATTCGACTATGAGTTCAGAGGAAGAGGTGCTGCATTTGATAATTTCAATACCTTATTCACCCTAAAATATTCTCCGAATTCCACGAATATTATGACTCCTCAGGGAAAATCCATCATCGATCAGAAGTATCCGGAGCTGTATTTGAATTATGAACAGAGTTACAAAGCATTGGGTGGAGATTTCAATTACACCCGTTTCGATGCCCTGTTTGTGCATAACTTTAAAACCATGCTCGGAACTACAGGTTTCAGGCTATACGGAGGAATCGTTTTAGGAGAAGCCCCGATCTGGAAACATTTTACCATGAACGGACTGGCCTCTCCGAGAAAGGATTTCAATTTCAACCTCACCTCCTATCTTGGCTTTGCCACACTGGAAGGCGGAAAATATTACAATGATAAATTCATCGCGTACTATTTTACCCATAAGCTTCCTCTATACTTTAAGAGCTTTGGGCAGAATATTTCCAGCTTCGATTTTGTACTGCGAGGTACTATCGGTGATATGAAACATCCGGAATACCATCAGTTCAGATTCAGAAAATTAGACCATTTGTATCAGGAAGTAGGTCTGGAATGGAATAACTTCTTATCCAGTTACTTCAATTTAGGACTATTTTACAGGGTCGGCTATTACACCACTCCGAATTTTAAACAGAATTTTGCCATCCAGTTCAAACTCAAATTATTAGAATTTTAAACATATATAACAGAAATGCAATCAATCGAAATAAAAGCAGAACAGTTTTTTGAATTATTAAAGCTAAAAGATACTTCTATGTGGGCTATTTTCTCCCAGATGATCGACGGAAATGAAAAAGAAATTATCTTTCTGGATAATGACGACAAAGTGCTTTTTAATTATGTACTTCCCTCAACACCTGAAAAATTGGAAGAAGACAGAAAAGAATTCTCAAAACAGTTTGCGGATAAACTGGCTGATCTGAATTAACAATTACCTTCTTAAAGGATGAATGAAAAAACGCGCCAATCCGGTGCATTTTTTTCGTTTTATAATATTGAATTTCAAAGCTTTGTGCAGTTTTAAAAACCTAACAGGTCTTGAAGACCTGTTAGGTTTTTATTTAAGACATTCATAGACTTTTTTATTTACTAAATCACCAAATGTTTTTGCCCTTTTTGTACAGATAAATTAAAAAGCTCAAGATGTGAATTTAAAATATCAACATCACACTTCGGGCAAATGGTTTGTGGCTTTACTTTTCCTGTTAACTTAATGATATTTTCGTTACAAACCTTACATTCTTTTAAGTTGTCAAACTTATCTGAATCTGTATGATATGGTTCAAAATCATAACATTGGGCATTTGGGAGAGCACCTTTTAAGTACGCTATTTCTTCTACTTTAAAATTGATTGCTAAGCCAAGCTTTTGTAAGTTTTTGAGATTGGCAATTAAAAGCAAATTATTTTTATTAACTGAAACATTGTGCAAATCCAATCTGAAAAGGTTTAATTTTTTTAAAAAATTTAAATTTCCTAATTTAAAGATACTCGAAACCCCTCCTTCAATTCTTAGATTATTTAAGGTCGTGAGATTTTCTATTTCATCATAATTAACCAATTTTTTATTATTTACTAAAGACAGATATTCTAAATGAACAAGGCTTTTTATGCCTTCCAA
This region of Chryseobacterium vaccae genomic DNA includes:
- a CDS encoding PhoX family protein, whose translation is MKMNKTIGVLLFAAAVFQACNDNNEDNPSEGNEPINSNIKIENFSQEPAFVFGMPGFENLNITTLISSSDVLSGSPNFVFAGQPDGMGIMKDPNSEGYLMITNHEITQSVSRVYLDKTFRPFKGEYILNGIGGMTRLCSATLATPETHGFSAFLTAGESGEESMVHALNPLAPASQASDQSRVKPALGKASMENAVPLPKDISGGKTYIMIGEDQSYSSSHQSAGQLIMYVSNTPGDLENGKLYALKRTNNNYTETDMVKGSSYDVEFVEIPNAKNLTGAQINQKNIDNNAIRFSRVEDVDYRKGAGKGREIYFTATGESSDGVTPKPGLTMWGRVYKLVLNESNMLAGKLEVAAEGDSNPGNNLINPDNLCVTENYVYIQEDGDSYYTAAAHDSYIWQLNIATKQYKPWLNMKHNRTDSAWQTAYNQSGNLQKFGSWEFGAMVDISNIIGLPNTFAVNIHSHTWQKDKFKNADGAGVNTNKEGGQIVIIRNVEK
- the alaS gene encoding alanine--tRNA ligase, giving the protein MTSQEIRQKFLDYFKSKGHLIVPSAPIVLKDDPTLMFSNSGMTQFKDFFLGYKTPTAPRIADTQKCLRVSGKHNDLDDVGRDTYHHTMFEMLGNWSFGDYFKKDAIAFAWELLTEVYGIPKENLYVTIFEGDASENLDRDQDAYDFWKSHISEDRIINGNKKDNFWEMGESGPCGPCSEIHVDLRTPEEKAKVSGLELVNNDHPQVVEVWNLVFMEFNRKADKSLEKLPAQHVDTGMGFERLCMALQGKSSNYDTDVFTPLIAKVEELSGKKYTGILEDEKDIAIRVVVDHIRAVAFAIADGQLPSSGGAGYVIRRILRRAVSYSYRFLDIKEPFLYKLVAVLQEQMGPFFPEIDKQGKLVTEVIKSEEESFLNTIENGLVRVEKLIQQTIADNQKVLPTPEVFELYDTYGFPDDLTRIIAEEKGLTIDEEGFNAKRKEQQDRSRGGDAKKVYDWVILEEKPEAFVGYDQLEAETYITRYRKIENKDGEFYQVVLSNSPFYPEGGGQVGDKGVLENATESFEVLETKKENGLIISLLNGLPKDAGAVFYAKVDVTDRKNSQANHSVTHLLHEALREVLGTHVEQKGSYVGPDYLRFDFSHFNKMTEEELALIEQKVNQKIKDSIALQEFRSIPIQEALDKGAMALFGEKYGDNVRMIQFGSSKELCGGTHVKNTSEIGHFKITSEGSAAAGIRRIEAISGDESEAYFKNLEQQMLEISQLLKSKDVVRSIEKLIEENASLKAEADALKKEKAKGEIGEWKNAYEQKGNKQLLVKKTSLDAGSVKDIVFQLKREIPTSVTIILSDADGKPMITVGVSDDLAADYQAGAIVKDLAKEIQGGGGGNPGFATAGGKNLDGLENAYQKALTI
- a CDS encoding sigma-70 family RNA polymerase sigma factor yields the protein MTKDEVLRNWIDQYSGPLLKKAFYLLSNKEDAQDMVQDVFLAAFSSYDSFEGRSQPITWLMAILNRKAADFYRKKYKSEPQISLDHFFDETGSWRNDGVLNDWNVSGQEPELLDAQDFNEILESCIDNLPARWKIPLKMYYLQEKKAPEVSQELQISTTNLWKILQRSRMQLRECLDLNWFANL
- a CDS encoding DUF417 family protein gives rise to the protein MNGTSQFNSQSVTYQTGYYISLFGASLILLWIGIFKFTPTEAAAIKPLVENHFLSFFVYDIMSVQAVSNTIGIIEIIIALLLIFSVKFALLRKYAGIGMTVTFLITLSYLFTTPGIWKTVDGVPVTDFFILKDLVLLGFGLMIISNKQ
- the msrB gene encoding peptide-methionine (R)-S-oxide reductase MsrB, whose protein sequence is MKNILIVLGIILGVAVFAAGSGFFNNRKPKVVMKEKENQEIMDNKNVREIYFAGGCFWGTEHFFQQIRGVVGTEVGYANGNTKNPTYEEVVSHTTGFAETVKVKYDPEQVDLKLLIDLYFKTIDPTSKDQQGNDRGNQYRTGIYFTDKADEAVVKDEVQKLAKNYSKPILVETISLKNFYKAEDYHQDYLDKNPGGYCHIEPGLFEMAKKANPLPKAKYQKQDKKALKGKLTAEQYNVTQENGTERPFQNEYWNETREGIYVDITTGEPLFISTDKFESGCGWPSFSKPITKKLIDEKLDRSHGMDRVEVRSKTGDAHLGHVFTDGPADKGGLRYCINSASLKFIPKAEMEQKGYGEYLPLLDKK